From Paenibacillus sp. V4I7, one genomic window encodes:
- a CDS encoding peptide chain release factor 3 yields MTTQLNKLLATEVAKRRTFAIISHPDAGKTTLTEKLLLFGGAIRLAGTVKGRKASKHATSDWMEIEKQRGISVTSSVMQFDYEGHRVNILDTPGHQDFSEDTYRTLTAADSAVMLIDVAKGVEMQTKKLFQVCRMRGIPIFTFINKMDREGRDPFELLEELEEVLGIRSYPMNWPIGSGKQFCGVYDRGKSQLELYQGEDHKDIQVRKVDGVDDPLVKQIAGEFLHKQLSQDIELLDIAGDPFDMEKVLQGELTPVFFGSAVNNFGVQTFLENFLQLAPPPEPRNSTAGVIEPTKEKFSGYVFKIQANMNPAHRDRVAFLRIVSGKFERGMSVKHVRLGKDIKLAQPQQFLAQDRDIVEEAFPGDIIGLFDPGIFRIGDSLSEGEEVIFDELPTFSPELFSKVSIKNALKQKQFLKGIDQLTEEGMIQVFTTIGFEDMILGVVGQLQFEVLEHRMKSEYGVDILLQRQNYQFARWIVDEKLDPSKFRINSQLVKDKKGNYVGLFESEYALRSSIEKNPNANFLTSAP; encoded by the coding sequence ATGACAACGCAACTCAATAAACTTCTCGCAACGGAAGTCGCTAAGCGACGTACGTTCGCGATTATTTCTCACCCGGATGCGGGTAAAACAACATTAACCGAGAAACTGCTGTTATTCGGAGGCGCGATTCGCTTAGCCGGAACGGTCAAAGGGCGTAAGGCTAGCAAGCACGCGACATCCGACTGGATGGAAATTGAGAAGCAGCGTGGTATTTCAGTAACGTCCAGCGTTATGCAGTTCGATTACGAAGGGCATCGCGTGAACATTCTAGATACACCTGGTCACCAAGACTTCAGTGAGGATACGTACCGAACACTTACCGCTGCAGATAGCGCGGTGATGCTGATCGACGTAGCCAAAGGGGTCGAGATGCAGACGAAGAAGCTATTTCAGGTGTGCAGAATGCGCGGAATACCGATCTTTACGTTTATTAACAAAATGGACCGCGAGGGTCGCGACCCATTTGAACTCCTAGAAGAGTTAGAAGAAGTTCTCGGCATTCGTTCCTATCCAATGAACTGGCCGATTGGCTCGGGTAAGCAGTTCTGTGGGGTTTACGATCGCGGGAAATCACAATTGGAGCTGTACCAAGGTGAAGATCACAAAGATATTCAAGTGCGCAAAGTGGATGGTGTTGATGATCCATTAGTGAAGCAAATTGCAGGTGAATTCTTGCACAAACAATTAAGCCAGGATATCGAGCTTCTTGATATAGCCGGTGATCCGTTTGATATGGAGAAAGTGCTGCAAGGCGAGCTCACACCTGTTTTCTTCGGCAGTGCTGTGAACAACTTCGGTGTTCAAACGTTTCTAGAGAACTTCCTACAGCTTGCGCCACCTCCTGAGCCGCGCAACAGCACAGCAGGCGTCATAGAGCCTACTAAAGAGAAATTCTCAGGCTATGTATTCAAGATTCAAGCGAACATGAATCCAGCTCACCGCGACCGTGTGGCTTTCCTGCGTATCGTTTCTGGAAAGTTTGAGCGTGGTATGTCCGTGAAACATGTGCGACTCGGCAAAGACATTAAGTTAGCTCAGCCGCAGCAATTTTTGGCGCAAGACCGTGACATCGTCGAAGAGGCATTTCCAGGCGATATCATTGGCTTGTTTGATCCCGGTATTTTCCGTATCGGCGATTCCCTAAGCGAAGGGGAAGAGGTCATCTTTGACGAGCTGCCTACTTTCTCTCCGGAGCTGTTCAGCAAAGTGTCGATCAAGAATGCTTTGAAGCAAAAGCAGTTCCTCAAAGGGATTGATCAATTGACTGAAGAAGGTATGATTCAAGTATTTACTACGATTGGTTTCGAGGACATGATTCTTGGCGTGGTCGGTCAACTGCAATTCGAAGTGCTTGAACATCGGATGAAATCCGAATATGGCGTAGATATTTTATTACAGCGCCAGAACTACCAGTTCGCGCGTTGGATTGTAGACGAGAAACTGGATCCAAGTAAATTCCGCATTAATTCACAGCTGGTAAAAGATAAAAAAGGGAATTACGTAGGCTTGTTCGAGAGTGAGTATGCGCTGCGATCTTCGATCGAGAAAAACCCAAATGCTAATTTTTTAACTAGCGCTCCATAA
- a CDS encoding N-acetyltransferase, with product MIRKRLASIDDRAIHRLVVEQLVPFSRLYDTGSSVTLSEIRKRLNQNKTFVTAKGYKQPFGFITMIRKSRVLFIDMLAIDSREQGRGWGHELMKVAEEYGKSERCLTAELFVDESNPKAIRFYLGKGYEIQSFIPELSCYKMSKKLRR from the coding sequence GTGATACGCAAACGATTGGCTTCCATTGACGATCGAGCTATTCATCGATTAGTCGTTGAACAGTTAGTACCCTTTTCTAGACTGTATGACACAGGTAGTTCTGTAACATTATCAGAAATACGGAAGAGACTGAATCAGAATAAAACGTTTGTTACTGCCAAAGGGTACAAACAGCCGTTCGGATTCATCACAATGATTCGCAAATCGCGTGTGCTGTTCATTGATATGTTAGCCATCGATTCTCGTGAGCAAGGGAGAGGTTGGGGGCATGAACTTATGAAGGTCGCTGAGGAGTACGGGAAAAGTGAACGCTGTTTGACGGCTGAACTTTTTGTTGATGAAAGCAACCCTAAAGCGATTCGATTTTACTTAGGCAAAGGTTACGAAATCCAGTCGTTTATTCCTGAGCTTAGCTGCTATAAAATGAGTAAGAAATTGAGAAGATAA
- the zwf gene encoding glucose-6-phosphate dehydrogenase, giving the protein MSGAVFYIFGATGDLAKRKLFPAFYSLYREGKLGENFAVVGLARRPRTNEQFRDDVKHSIEDFARYKVADEAEWDRFAQRFEYMSLDINNVDGFHELNTLTAKLDEKYQTGGNRLFYLALAPELFGNVSYNLSEGGLLKTKGWHRLVIEKPFGYDLPSAERLNGQLRQVFEEQDIYRIDHYLGKEMVQNIEFVRFANAFFEPLWNNKYIANIQITLSETVGVEERGGYYDHSGALRDMGQNHMLQMLMMMAMEPPSRLHPEDIRDEKVKVLRSLRLFESGDDVRANVVRGQYASGSSKGKALPAYREEDSVNPQSTTETYFAARVHVDNFRWAGVPFYIRTGKRLPVKTTEVVVEFKNIPNNVYLAKKHELEPNLLVFRVNPMEGIYLKMNAKQPGSEGVIVPVAMDFCQSCQIGINTPEAYERLLYDATRGDSTYFTRWDEVALAWSYVDRIAAAWNEKTEDLKHYPAGSWGPEEATKLLSDDGFKWWPINGQNEGEVDWEAVQKTTVLT; this is encoded by the coding sequence ATGAGTGGAGCTGTGTTTTATATTTTCGGAGCAACGGGCGATTTGGCGAAAAGAAAGCTGTTTCCTGCTTTTTATAGCTTATATCGTGAAGGAAAGTTAGGGGAAAATTTTGCGGTAGTTGGTTTGGCTAGAAGACCTCGTACGAATGAACAATTTCGTGATGATGTAAAGCATTCGATTGAGGATTTTGCCCGTTATAAAGTGGCGGATGAGGCTGAATGGGATCGATTCGCACAGCGTTTTGAATACATGTCACTGGATATCAATAATGTCGATGGTTTCCATGAACTTAATACACTGACAGCCAAACTGGATGAGAAATATCAGACCGGCGGGAACCGATTGTTCTACCTGGCGCTGGCTCCAGAGCTTTTCGGTAACGTATCGTATAACTTAAGTGAAGGCGGATTGCTCAAAACCAAAGGCTGGCACCGTCTTGTGATTGAGAAGCCGTTCGGTTACGACCTGCCTTCAGCAGAGCGATTGAATGGACAACTTCGTCAAGTATTTGAAGAGCAAGATATTTACCGCATTGATCACTATTTAGGCAAAGAAATGGTGCAAAATATTGAGTTCGTTCGTTTCGCGAATGCTTTCTTTGAACCACTTTGGAATAACAAATACATAGCAAACATTCAAATTACGTTAAGCGAAACTGTCGGCGTTGAAGAACGCGGCGGTTATTATGATCACTCTGGCGCCCTGCGCGACATGGGTCAAAATCATATGCTGCAAATGCTGATGATGATGGCAATGGAACCGCCTAGCCGTCTGCATCCTGAAGATATCCGAGATGAGAAGGTGAAGGTCCTGCGTTCCCTTCGCTTATTCGAATCCGGCGACGATGTTCGTGCGAATGTGGTTCGTGGTCAATATGCGAGTGGTTCGTCCAAAGGCAAAGCATTGCCAGCTTACCGTGAAGAAGATTCGGTGAATCCGCAATCAACAACAGAGACTTATTTCGCGGCCAGAGTTCACGTGGATAATTTCCGCTGGGCAGGTGTACCTTTCTACATTCGTACAGGTAAAAGGCTGCCAGTCAAAACGACGGAGGTTGTTGTAGAATTTAAGAATATTCCGAATAATGTGTATTTGGCCAAAAAGCATGAGTTGGAGCCGAATTTGCTTGTCTTCCGTGTGAATCCGATGGAAGGCATCTATCTGAAAATGAATGCAAAGCAGCCGGGATCGGAAGGCGTCATCGTGCCAGTAGCGATGGATTTCTGTCAAAGCTGCCAGATCGGTATCAATACGCCGGAAGCTTACGAACGCTTGCTGTATGATGCAACGCGTGGAGATTCCACGTACTTTACCCGTTGGGATGAAGTGGCGCTTGCTTGGTCCTATGTGGATCGTATTGCAGCAGCATGGAATGAGAAGACGGAAGATCTGAAACACTATCCAGCCGGATCTTGGGGGCCTGAAGAAGCAACGAAGCTTCTAAGCGATGACGGCTTCAAGTGGTGGCCGATTAACGGTCAAAATGAAGGTGAAGTTGATTGGGAAGCCGTTCAAAAAACAACGGTTTTAACATAG
- a CDS encoding glycosyltransferase family 4 protein yields the protein MHLLIIAPEQIPVPPILGGSVEICIYSIARELAKKHQVTVVSRHHPRYSNISHRGQLTIIRVPTGSSRTYLKEVLKATKGKKFDWIQVDNRPHYAAVIKRHFPKTPVSLFLHSLTFVKPPYASIRRCSEHLNKVDWIVVNSSSLEQELTRLYPKQRNQLHKIYLGTDVARFSPMSEKARRRLRRKYRVSSKGFQVLYVGRLIKRKGIPILIRAVHLARKSIPGMKLLIAGGEQGKGFKALLKRKANTRGVPTKFLGNIPHRKIHEVYGLANCFVCPSQKHEAFGLVNVEAMASGLPVIASNIGGIKEVIQHEHNGVLIEEFRDPRAFARSIVAVAERKEWAEGLAKQARQDVIKQFSWQATAQSLADFYRMKLEAKHEKYFKETGPS from the coding sequence GTGCACCTCTTAATCATTGCTCCTGAACAAATTCCAGTACCGCCAATCCTAGGTGGTTCCGTCGAAATTTGCATTTATTCCATTGCACGCGAGCTTGCCAAAAAGCATCAAGTTACCGTTGTTTCGAGGCATCATCCTAGGTACAGCAATATTTCACACCGAGGTCAACTTACGATAATAAGAGTACCAACGGGCAGCTCTCGTACGTACTTGAAGGAAGTGCTTAAGGCAACCAAAGGAAAGAAATTTGATTGGATTCAAGTCGATAACAGACCCCATTATGCTGCCGTCATCAAACGCCATTTTCCGAAAACACCAGTATCTCTATTCTTACATTCCTTAACGTTCGTGAAGCCGCCCTATGCATCTATTCGCAGATGCTCCGAGCATTTGAACAAAGTGGACTGGATTGTAGTTAATAGCAGCTCACTCGAACAGGAGCTCACAAGACTGTATCCTAAACAGAGAAATCAGCTTCACAAGATTTACCTCGGGACCGATGTGGCTAGATTTAGCCCTATGTCGGAGAAAGCGAGGAGACGTTTAAGAAGAAAGTATCGGGTTAGCAGTAAAGGTTTTCAAGTCCTTTATGTCGGCCGACTTATCAAACGCAAAGGCATCCCTATTTTAATTCGTGCTGTTCATCTGGCCAGAAAATCGATCCCTGGGATGAAGTTGTTGATTGCTGGGGGCGAGCAAGGTAAAGGGTTTAAGGCGCTGCTTAAAAGGAAGGCTAATACACGTGGAGTGCCAACGAAATTTCTAGGCAATATACCGCATCGTAAGATACATGAAGTATACGGACTTGCGAATTGCTTCGTATGTCCTTCACAAAAGCATGAGGCATTCGGATTGGTGAATGTGGAAGCGATGGCTTCTGGACTTCCGGTTATCGCATCGAATATTGGGGGAATTAAAGAGGTTATTCAGCATGAACATAACGGGGTTCTGATCGAAGAATTCCGAGATCCTCGCGCATTCGCGCGAAGTATTGTGGCAGTGGCCGAACGGAAAGAATGGGCAGAGGGTTTAGCTAAACAGGCGCGGCAAGATGTCATAAAGCAATTCAGCTGGCAGGCCACAGCACAATCTTTGGCCGACTTCTATAGAATGAAGCTGGAGGCAAAACATGAAAAATACTTCAAAGAAACCGGTCCGTCTTAG
- a CDS encoding sensor histidine kinase, whose amino-acid sequence MDGYKRRLTNMIWRSMSESIIFSFVVFGAIIYFLNSRNLIVPFTSWQEGVKFTFMAILVIGGIGAVYGFWNSNRITRRLEPMMETMILLEKGTFARGGFQHGEDEIGRLGDQLGRIMKRWEEQVTSLQRLSNDNAELAEKAKLSAVIEERQRLARELHDAVSQQLFAISMTATAVGRTLDKDFEKAKRQIHLIEEMASVAQSEMRALLLHLRPIHLEGKRLSEGLVELLKELAAKVPMAITWDMDEDIRLNKGIEDHLFRIVQEALSNALRHSKANKLEVKLLHRHDGVRLAIRDDGVGFELDAKKLTSYGIVSMKERVNEIGGSVDIITAPDRGTRIEIRVPILATTEYVVEN is encoded by the coding sequence TTGGACGGCTATAAACGACGATTAACGAATATGATATGGCGCAGCATGAGTGAATCGATCATCTTTAGTTTCGTTGTGTTTGGCGCGATCATTTATTTTTTGAATTCGCGCAATCTGATTGTGCCATTTACGAGCTGGCAAGAGGGCGTTAAATTTACATTTATGGCGATTTTGGTTATAGGCGGCATTGGCGCTGTGTATGGCTTCTGGAATAGCAACCGAATTACTCGGAGGCTTGAACCGATGATGGAAACGATGATTTTGCTGGAAAAAGGAACGTTTGCCCGCGGTGGCTTCCAACACGGTGAAGATGAAATCGGGCGACTGGGTGATCAGTTAGGCCGTATTATGAAGCGGTGGGAAGAGCAGGTTACTTCCCTACAGCGCTTATCTAATGATAATGCGGAGCTTGCGGAGAAAGCAAAGCTGTCTGCGGTTATTGAAGAAAGACAGCGATTAGCGCGAGAGCTTCATGATGCGGTGAGCCAGCAATTATTCGCGATATCGATGACGGCAACAGCAGTAGGGCGGACTTTGGATAAGGATTTCGAGAAGGCTAAACGGCAAATTCATCTCATCGAGGAGATGGCATCTGTTGCCCAATCGGAAATGAGAGCCTTGCTGCTGCATCTAAGACCTATTCATCTGGAAGGGAAACGACTGTCCGAAGGACTTGTTGAGCTTCTGAAGGAGCTTGCGGCAAAAGTGCCCATGGCGATTACTTGGGATATGGACGAAGATATCCGCTTGAATAAGGGGATTGAGGATCATTTGTTCCGTATCGTACAAGAGGCGCTTTCTAATGCTCTGCGCCATTCTAAGGCGAACAAGCTGGAAGTGAAGCTGCTGCACCGTCATGACGGTGTTCGTCTTGCGATACGCGATGACGGAGTCGGTTTTGAATTAGATGCTAAAAAGCTTACATCGTATGGTATAGTGTCCATGAAGGAGCGGGTTAATGAAATCGGCGGCTCTGTGGATATCATTACGGCGCCTGATCGAGGTACACGCATTGAGATTCGTGTGCCTATCCTCGCTACCACTGAATATGTTGTGGAAAATTAA
- the lepB gene encoding signal peptidase I, giving the protein MNLLKQIWSWFGSIAISFILVVFLGVFVFQSTKVMGHSMDPTLHDSQRVYVSKLSHTFNYEPKYEDIVIIDSRVDLKRTFKNDLLDSPLISLFTKGDDRHVWIKRVIGKPGDQLELKDDKMYRNGALLDEPYINEAMKANGNKKWTVPADHIFVMGDNRNNSMDSRVIGYIPLDHVLGKKLF; this is encoded by the coding sequence ATGAATCTATTAAAGCAAATTTGGAGTTGGTTTGGCTCCATTGCCATTTCGTTTATTTTAGTCGTATTTCTTGGTGTTTTCGTGTTCCAATCAACGAAGGTTATGGGACATTCCATGGATCCGACGCTGCATGACAGTCAACGCGTGTATGTATCAAAGCTTTCTCATACGTTTAATTATGAACCGAAATATGAGGATATTGTTATTATCGACTCCAGAGTCGATCTTAAGAGAACATTCAAGAACGATCTATTAGACAGCCCATTGATCAGTTTATTTACCAAGGGCGATGATAGACATGTCTGGATCAAACGGGTAATTGGTAAGCCGGGAGATCAATTGGAGCTCAAGGACGACAAGATGTACCGTAACGGCGCGCTTCTTGACGAGCCTTACATTAACGAGGCAATGAAAGCTAATGGAAACAAGAAATGGACGGTACCTGCCGATCATATTTTCGTGATGGGAGATAACCGAAATAATAGTATGGATAGTAGAGTGATCGGATATATCCCACTTGATCATGTATTAGGTAAGAAGCTATTCTAA
- a CDS encoding YheC/YheD family protein encodes MKNTSKKPVRLSRARYVTSKIGKTKAIESKHKLRKYVPTTKRMNQEILREMLNQYKMVYVKPNVGMFGNGVIRVELAEEGAELPYSYQSGVRLRQFKTFDEMYASISKKTKKRNYLVQKGIHLLKYKGNRFDLRIMVQQTPLQKWETTGVIGRVAHPKKVVTNFHNGGTLKPVDTLLHTYLPASKRKRYVKKLHVLGLRVAKAINKRYRGVKEIGVDVALDDKLHPWILEVNTSPDPYIFRRLSDKRIFAKMRRYAKAYGRL; translated from the coding sequence ATGAAAAATACTTCAAAGAAACCGGTCCGTCTTAGTAGAGCTAGGTACGTCACTAGCAAAATTGGCAAAACGAAAGCAATTGAATCTAAGCACAAGCTGCGTAAGTATGTTCCGACCACCAAACGAATGAATCAAGAAATTCTAAGGGAAATGCTTAACCAATATAAGATGGTGTATGTTAAGCCGAATGTAGGCATGTTTGGAAACGGTGTTATCCGAGTGGAACTAGCGGAGGAGGGGGCTGAACTGCCTTATTCGTACCAGTCTGGTGTTCGATTGAGACAGTTTAAAACATTTGATGAGATGTATGCATCCATCAGTAAAAAGACGAAAAAACGGAATTATTTAGTACAGAAAGGGATTCATCTGCTCAAATACAAAGGAAACCGGTTCGATCTTCGTATCATGGTTCAACAAACGCCTCTTCAGAAGTGGGAGACAACAGGTGTCATTGGCAGAGTAGCCCATCCGAAAAAAGTGGTTACTAATTTCCACAATGGGGGAACATTGAAGCCGGTGGATACGCTGCTCCACACGTATTTGCCTGCAAGTAAACGGAAGAGGTATGTCAAGAAGCTGCATGTTCTGGGGTTACGGGTTGCGAAGGCAATCAATAAACGATATAGAGGGGTTAAGGAGATCGGTGTCGATGTCGCCTTGGACGATAAGCTGCATCCATGGATTCTCGAGGTAAATACGAGTCCTGATCCCTATATTTTTCGAAGATTGAGCGATAAACGTATTTTTGCCAAAATGAGACGCTATGCCAAAGCTTACGGCCGGTTATGA
- a CDS encoding bifunctional diguanylate cyclase/phosphodiesterase yields MKAVRRLFHFAASTTLGTPRSKKIITRIHHRQQLLSLLKQAIGNQTHDKRTTLLRSLLILDIDRFRQVNFSLGYMSGDLILVELANRLRAIHGCDLVVQSGDDEFVLLIYANTHDQLSQTIQSIQHVFVTSFIVMDQECFITASMGVSAVDISLATIEQALHQADQALLAAKRSGKNKLVTYNSSHVQRFSNQVQMETELRKAILENQLILYYQPRLELSTGNIICLEALVRWNHPKHGLIAPNEFIPLAEESGLILLLGEWVLREACLQKARWLEAGILNYQIAVNISPCQFQDESFSDKAIQIIEQTGIDPAFLEFEITESSIMQNMDITVAVLDKLCNKGISISIDDFGIGYSSLNYLKQFPIHCLKIDRSFVKNIHSNKDDRAITNAIIHLGHALEVQVVAEGVEEWSQLEILKETTCTTIQGYLLSPPVSAFDIEQTFHRNNNRPVMIS; encoded by the coding sequence ATGAAAGCAGTCCGGCGCCTTTTTCACTTCGCCGCATCGACAACATTAGGTACTCCTAGGAGTAAGAAAATAATCACTCGCATTCACCATCGACAGCAGCTTCTATCTTTGTTAAAGCAGGCTATTGGAAATCAAACTCATGATAAGCGCACGACCCTATTACGTTCCCTTCTCATCCTTGATATTGACCGGTTTCGCCAAGTTAATTTCTCGCTCGGGTACATGTCTGGCGATCTCATTTTGGTAGAATTGGCCAATCGTTTGCGGGCCATACATGGCTGTGACCTTGTTGTTCAATCAGGAGATGATGAATTTGTTCTCCTTATATATGCTAATACCCATGATCAGCTTTCCCAAACCATTCAAAGTATCCAGCACGTCTTTGTTACGTCCTTCATTGTAATGGATCAAGAATGTTTTATTACAGCGAGTATGGGTGTGAGTGCTGTCGACATATCGCTAGCTACGATAGAACAAGCCTTGCATCAAGCTGATCAAGCTCTCCTAGCCGCTAAGCGTTCAGGTAAGAACAAGCTTGTCACCTATAATTCCTCACACGTGCAGCGGTTTTCTAATCAAGTTCAGATGGAAACTGAACTGCGGAAGGCTATACTTGAAAATCAACTCATCCTATACTATCAGCCACGTCTTGAACTCTCCACCGGAAACATTATTTGTCTGGAAGCGTTAGTGCGCTGGAATCACCCGAAGCACGGCCTAATTGCTCCTAACGAGTTTATTCCGCTTGCTGAAGAGAGCGGTTTGATTTTGTTACTTGGTGAATGGGTGCTCCGCGAGGCTTGTCTCCAAAAAGCGAGATGGCTGGAAGCCGGCATTTTAAACTATCAAATTGCTGTTAATATTTCACCTTGTCAATTTCAAGATGAGTCTTTTTCCGATAAGGCCATTCAGATTATTGAGCAAACCGGTATCGACCCTGCCTTTTTGGAATTTGAAATTACGGAAAGTTCCATTATGCAAAATATGGATATAACCGTCGCGGTGCTGGATAAGTTATGTAATAAAGGGATTTCGATCTCGATCGATGACTTCGGTATTGGCTACTCATCACTTAATTATTTGAAACAATTCCCTATCCATTGTCTGAAAATAGACCGTTCTTTCGTGAAAAATATACATAGCAATAAAGATGATCGGGCCATTACGAATGCCATTATCCATCTTGGCCATGCACTTGAGGTACAAGTGGTTGCAGAAGGCGTAGAAGAATGGAGCCAACTTGAAATATTGAAAGAAACAACCTGTACGACGATACAAGGCTATTTATTAAGTCCTCCTGTTTCCGCTTTCGACATTGAGCAAACCTTTCATAGGAATAACAACAGGCCGGTTATGATTTCATAA
- a CDS encoding response regulator transcription factor translates to MEDALIKVLLVDDHEMVRIGLAAVLGTEDGIEVVGEASNGQDGIRLAQEYRPDVVLMDLVMEGMDGIETTRKLLQLYPDCKVIVLTSFLDDEKMYPVIEAGAFSYLLKTSRASEIAQAIRAAAKGQSILESQVASKIMNRFRQPKPAAEPHEELTDREMEVLRLIAKGKSNQELADDLFIGVKTVKFHVTNVLAKLGVEDRTQAAIYAFKHGLAE, encoded by the coding sequence ATGGAAGACGCGTTGATTAAGGTTTTACTTGTCGATGACCACGAAATGGTCAGGATCGGACTAGCAGCTGTTCTAGGCACAGAGGATGGTATTGAAGTGGTCGGGGAAGCCAGCAATGGTCAAGATGGCATTCGGCTTGCACAGGAATATCGACCGGATGTCGTACTCATGGATTTGGTCATGGAAGGCATGGACGGTATCGAAACGACAAGGAAGCTGCTGCAACTTTACCCGGATTGCAAAGTCATTGTGTTGACGAGCTTCTTAGATGATGAGAAAATGTATCCAGTGATTGAAGCTGGGGCTTTCAGCTATTTGCTCAAAACGTCCCGCGCCTCCGAGATCGCTCAAGCGATAAGAGCGGCCGCTAAAGGGCAGTCCATTCTGGAGTCTCAGGTCGCCTCCAAGATCATGAATCGCTTTCGTCAGCCTAAGCCGGCAGCAGAGCCGCATGAGGAGTTAACCGATCGTGAAATGGAAGTGCTACGCTTGATTGCTAAAGGTAAATCCAATCAAGAGCTAGCCGATGATTTGTTTATCGGTGTGAAGACGGTAAAGTTTCACGTCACCAATGTTCTGGCCAAGCTAGGTGTGGAAGATCGAACACAAGCCGCCATCTATGCCTTTAAACATGGTTTGGCTGAATAG
- a CDS encoding metallophosphoesterase encodes MSRRAFIRWLLAIGAALVGLSAIFSQMVKKKFIPDAQPSLTSVKPEPSQSVTPSSAEPLPSGPLMSYFILSDLHISIGDALTGKKLRQALDDITHFDGPVDAIMLTGDLTDTGTERDYKELRTIVSEYKKLPPVHANMGNHDYYSIWINKANNWDQATVPNGKSDAMSRESFKKFFGYKSLYNDFTTKGHSILLLSQEAYVQEKPEVGEGAWYSDEQLEWFKERVKSLYQPGRPLFVMTHQPLPPNGTDGKSHQLIRAIQFRETLKPYKNVFVFCGHRHQDFQNGTPHYVQETFHYFHNASVGRTLNRAYQQEAKHKVQGIYVQVFADKVVVRGREFSNRTFLDEANWSIDLQKVQA; translated from the coding sequence ATGTCACGAAGAGCTTTTATCAGATGGCTGCTGGCAATAGGGGCTGCGCTCGTTGGATTAAGTGCGATTTTTAGTCAAATGGTTAAGAAAAAGTTTATTCCAGATGCTCAGCCCTCCTTAACATCTGTGAAACCAGAGCCTTCTCAATCCGTGACACCATCTTCGGCAGAACCCTTGCCTTCAGGTCCCCTTATGTCCTATTTTATATTAAGCGACCTTCATATCAGTATAGGTGATGCACTTACGGGTAAGAAATTAAGGCAAGCGCTTGATGATATTACACACTTCGACGGTCCTGTTGATGCTATCATGTTAACAGGCGATCTGACGGACACAGGAACGGAACGAGATTATAAGGAGCTGCGTACCATTGTAAGTGAATACAAAAAACTTCCACCCGTTCATGCGAACATGGGAAATCACGATTATTACTCGATCTGGATTAATAAGGCGAATAACTGGGATCAAGCAACCGTTCCCAATGGCAAAAGTGATGCGATGAGCCGAGAGTCATTCAAGAAGTTTTTTGGCTACAAATCACTTTATAATGATTTTACGACCAAGGGTCACTCCATCTTGCTGCTTTCACAAGAAGCTTATGTGCAAGAGAAGCCGGAGGTCGGTGAAGGAGCCTGGTATTCCGATGAACAGCTGGAATGGTTCAAAGAACGGGTGAAAAGCCTCTATCAACCAGGAAGACCACTATTCGTGATGACGCATCAACCGCTTCCGCCGAATGGCACAGACGGTAAATCGCATCAATTAATCCGTGCGATTCAATTCCGCGAGACGCTAAAGCCTTATAAGAATGTATTCGTGTTTTGCGGGCATCGCCACCAAGATTTCCAGAATGGGACGCCGCATTATGTGCAGGAGACATTCCATTATTTCCACAATGCTTCTGTTGGAAGAACGCTTAACCGCGCCTACCAGCAAGAAGCCAAGCATAAAGTACAGGGCATCTATGTGCAAGTATTTGCCGATAAGGTCGTCGTACGCGGCCGAGAGTTTAGCAATCGAACTTTCCTAGATGAAGCGAATTGGAGTATTGATTTGCAGAAAGTTCAAGCCTGA